One part of the Candidatus Hydrogenedentota bacterium genome encodes these proteins:
- a CDS encoding 50S ribosome-binding GTPase, with product MVEKGHGEAVMQPAPCVLFMGDFNVGKSSLINALMRREALYASREESRALPTFVARTDRAEAHFSAYRPDPHRIDEKGQDEFFDIRQDRNNDAGYVAMGARFPAAPFLNLVLIDTAGASSDSCETIDISHLAAPDEAMLVVVTDIEYWAARHTLDFVRSHLPVFGGALVLVANKADHLNASEIRRITDKAPDRLRAYGIDPAPRFFAVSARLEFARHTPRNEYRHRTRREVRELCDASFDAFRVALYEFEASRAIPNGTPTFRQLFESPVIASFLKTQGTAVV from the coding sequence ATGGTTGAGAAGGGTCACGGGGAAGCCGTTATGCAACCGGCGCCGTGCGTATTGTTCATGGGCGATTTCAACGTGGGTAAATCGTCCCTGATCAATGCGCTGATGCGGCGCGAGGCGCTGTACGCAAGCCGGGAGGAGAGCCGCGCACTGCCGACGTTTGTTGCGCGCACGGACCGGGCCGAGGCGCACTTCTCGGCATACCGGCCGGACCCGCACCGCATCGATGAAAAGGGGCAGGACGAGTTCTTCGATATCCGGCAGGACCGAAACAACGATGCCGGTTACGTCGCGATGGGCGCGCGATTTCCGGCGGCGCCGTTCCTGAACCTGGTGCTGATCGACACGGCGGGCGCGTCGAGCGATTCCTGCGAGACGATCGACATATCGCACCTGGCGGCGCCGGACGAGGCGATGCTCGTGGTCGTGACGGACATCGAGTACTGGGCCGCGCGGCATACGCTGGATTTCGTGCGCAGCCATTTGCCGGTCTTCGGCGGCGCGCTGGTCCTGGTCGCAAACAAGGCGGACCATCTGAACGCGAGCGAAATCCGGCGGATCACCGACAAGGCGCCGGACCGGCTGCGCGCCTATGGCATCGACCCGGCTCCGCGGTTTTTCGCGGTGTCGGCGCGGCTCGAATTCGCGCGGCACACGCCGCGCAACGAGTACCGGCACCGCACGCGGCGGGAAGTGCGCGAACTGTGCGATGCGAGTTTCGACGCGTTCCGCGTCGCGTTGTATGAATTCGAGGCGTCGCGGGCAATCCCGAACGGGACGCCGACGTTCCGCCAGTTGTTCGAGTCTCCCGTCATCGCGTCGTTTCTGAAGACCCAGGGGACGGCCGTCGTATGA